One genomic region from Thermomicrobium sp. 4228-Ro encodes:
- a CDS encoding chemotaxis protein CheB produces MNEELLKRVGDKIFPCLGFSPTELLWQRLARVVQQEAGRAGAASVEEFLQRALRGEQAVLEAICQGLTINETYFFREPKHFDALGQLLPELAQLQQPLRILSAGCSSGEEPYSLAMTAQDVLGPRGLAFEVLGIDIDSQALERARRGCYRQWSFRDQGMERARSHVEQRGELWCVREAIRQRVRFEQVNLIERVPPGPFAVIFCRNTLMYFTSEHRAAIVRQFTETLLPGGILVIGSAETLEKPPAELERVSVAGAYLYRKREPVVSRAADPAERTRVLLVSRTPVSRVAIRQALRLLPAIELIGEVRSIEEVRGRLEENGTAVVLLDALEDQAVIERLAVLEERPVVIVTRPGHPHLRGVPVVVVPELVPGALRRVAPEIGEAVQVARQRFSSRSRAATPARPGTGFFGRQTTVPTGALAANGRQGALPRGEPLRRPAERFLLIGSSTGGPAVVTDLVAALPAGLGLGILVVQHMPPNFTRSFAERLARIGQYAAREAVDGELLCADTLLVAPGGHNLLLTRAGRVQVVPPEPGDIYVPNVNRAFVSAARAGLGQRVMAVVLTGMGDDGAIGMAELAAAGAYTVVQRPEEAVVAGMIEAALARGGVQKVLPTADIPSEVVQWAQRGAAVRG; encoded by the coding sequence ATGAACGAGGAACTTCTCAAGCGGGTCGGCGACAAGATCTTTCCGTGCCTGGGCTTCAGCCCGACCGAACTCCTCTGGCAGCGCCTGGCCCGCGTCGTGCAGCAGGAAGCGGGCCGGGCTGGAGCTGCCAGCGTGGAGGAGTTCCTCCAGCGTGCGCTGCGCGGCGAGCAGGCTGTCCTCGAGGCGATCTGCCAGGGATTGACGATCAACGAGACCTACTTCTTCCGGGAACCCAAGCATTTCGATGCGCTGGGCCAGCTCCTCCCCGAACTGGCCCAGCTGCAACAGCCGCTCCGCATCCTCTCCGCCGGTTGCTCGAGCGGGGAGGAGCCGTACTCGCTGGCGATGACCGCGCAGGACGTGCTCGGGCCACGCGGCCTGGCGTTCGAGGTGCTCGGGATCGACATCGACAGCCAGGCACTCGAGCGGGCCCGCAGAGGCTGCTACCGGCAGTGGTCGTTCCGTGACCAGGGGATGGAGCGGGCACGGTCACACGTGGAACAGCGTGGCGAGCTCTGGTGCGTGCGCGAAGCGATCCGCCAGCGGGTGCGCTTCGAGCAGGTCAACCTCATCGAGCGTGTCCCGCCCGGCCCGTTCGCGGTGATCTTCTGCCGGAACACGCTCATGTACTTCACCAGCGAGCACCGCGCGGCGATCGTCCGCCAGTTCACCGAGACGCTGCTGCCGGGCGGAATCCTGGTTATCGGATCGGCGGAAACGCTCGAGAAGCCTCCGGCCGAACTCGAGCGCGTGTCGGTCGCTGGAGCGTACCTGTACCGCAAGAGGGAGCCGGTCGTGTCCAGGGCAGCCGATCCCGCCGAGCGGACGCGGGTGCTCCTCGTCAGTCGCACGCCGGTGAGCCGCGTCGCCATCCGGCAGGCACTGCGCCTGCTCCCCGCCATCGAACTGATCGGTGAAGTCCGCTCGATCGAAGAGGTGCGGGGGCGGCTCGAAGAGAACGGTACTGCGGTCGTGCTCCTGGACGCACTCGAAGACCAGGCTGTCATCGAGCGATTGGCTGTCCTGGAGGAGCGGCCGGTGGTCATCGTGACCCGACCGGGCCACCCGCACCTGCGTGGCGTGCCGGTCGTCGTGGTACCGGAGCTCGTGCCGGGAGCGTTGCGGCGCGTGGCGCCGGAAATCGGTGAGGCTGTGCAGGTCGCCCGCCAGCGCTTCTCGTCCCGTTCGCGCGCTGCAACGCCAGCACGGCCGGGAACCGGGTTTTTCGGTCGACAGACGACGGTGCCGACCGGTGCGCTCGCTGCCAACGGCCGGCAGGGTGCGCTGCCGCGGGGCGAGCCGCTGCGGCGACCAGCCGAACGGTTCCTCCTGATCGGCTCCTCGACCGGTGGGCCGGCGGTCGTCACCGACCTGGTCGCGGCGCTCCCGGCCGGGCTCGGGCTCGGCATCCTCGTCGTGCAGCACATGCCGCCGAACTTCACGCGCAGTTTCGCCGAGCGGCTGGCGCGGATCGGCCAGTACGCAGCGCGCGAGGCGGTGGACGGCGAGCTGCTCTGCGCCGATACGCTGCTCGTAGCACCAGGTGGACACAACCTGCTGCTCACCCGAGCGGGCCGGGTGCAGGTCGTGCCCCCCGAGCCGGGCGATATCTATGTCCCCAACGTCAACCGTGCCTTCGTGTCGGCGGCGCGGGCCGGGCTCGGCCAGCGAGTGATGGCGGTCGTCTTGACCGGAATGGGTGACGACGGGGCGATCGGGATGGCGGAACTGGCGGCCGCCGGCGCCTACACCGTCGTGCAACGACCGGAGGAGGCGGTGGTAGCAGGAATGATCGAGGCGGCACTGGCTCGCGGTGGGGTGCAGAAGGTGCTGCCGACTGCCGATATCCCCAGTGAGGTCGTGCAGTGGGCGCAGCGCGGGGCAGCAGTCCGCGGCTGA
- a CDS encoding response regulator produces the protein MLKVLIADDSKMMRVMHVRSLRQVGYEVEATEANNGEEALAVFEPGKFDLVIVDWNMPGMDGVEFVRAAREKEQGTGTHTPILMITSQSTEEQMLKAKDAGVDNLLTKPVTPEALGAALEMLLARA, from the coding sequence ATGCTGAAAGTCCTCATCGCTGACGACTCGAAGATGATGCGGGTGATGCATGTGCGGTCGTTGCGCCAGGTGGGGTACGAGGTGGAGGCGACCGAGGCGAACAACGGCGAGGAAGCGCTGGCAGTGTTCGAGCCCGGGAAGTTCGACCTGGTGATCGTCGACTGGAACATGCCGGGCATGGACGGCGTGGAATTCGTGCGGGCGGCCCGCGAGAAGGAGCAAGGGACAGGGACGCACACACCGATCCTGATGATCACCAGCCAGAGCACGGAGGAGCAGATGCTCAAGGCGAAGGACGCGGGGGTCGATAACCTGCTCACGAAACCGGTGACGCCCGAGGCGCTCGGTGCGGCACTCGAGATGCTGCTGGCACGGGCGTGA
- a CDS encoding chemotaxis protein CheX: MSQAILQELTTSGRLVEFIGKAAQEALEPLCGVPVEVLGEAELPWAHPPVGIALVTVVDTSGTGFQAVVWLGGALEALASLAEVLLGERPDGEDEMLQDAVRELTNILAGQMQRHLASAGLQMGLGLPVYVGGARALNVGASLSSGAAVHVCVGLPDQPVLNVGFAAKES; the protein is encoded by the coding sequence GTGAGTCAGGCGATCTTGCAGGAGCTGACGACGAGCGGGCGCTTGGTCGAGTTCATCGGCAAGGCAGCGCAGGAGGCACTCGAACCGCTCTGTGGCGTACCGGTCGAGGTTCTCGGTGAAGCGGAGCTTCCCTGGGCACATCCCCCGGTCGGGATCGCGCTCGTGACCGTGGTGGATACCAGCGGCACCGGCTTCCAGGCAGTGGTCTGGCTGGGTGGAGCGCTCGAAGCGCTCGCTTCCCTCGCCGAGGTGTTGCTCGGCGAGCGACCCGATGGCGAGGACGAGATGCTCCAGGACGCCGTACGGGAACTCACGAATATCCTCGCTGGCCAGATGCAGCGACACCTGGCGAGTGCTGGCTTGCAGATGGGCTTGGGGCTTCCGGTCTACGTTGGCGGAGCCAGAGCGCTGAATGTCGGTGCGAGCCTCTCGAGCGGCGCAGCAGTCCACGTGTGCGTCGGGTTGCCCGATCAGCCGGTGCTGAACGTCGGTTTCGCGGCGAAGGAGAGCTGA
- a CDS encoding methyl-accepting chemotaxis protein: protein MTFGFREKVLGIIAAMAAVFVLLGAVGWFWLGSSRSDLDQVRETSTAMATVGQVSRRMTEVRADVVAHVGATTNSDYRKQLDERIARLDQEIAADLDTLAGTAHTDREKQAVQGLRDAWTAYRASAERTLQLSRKYDLVAAQQNMTGDAAQKFAALLEAIRSLEEALQADAQAATVQADARLMQIQFAMMGAAGLAVVAFLAGFLVLRPALRTVREVARASERLAEQELAALEAALGKLAAGDLSARFDVTMEPLAVRGRDELGRMAESFNRMLERLSSVGSTFGQALEELAELVQQVRRAVSQVNEAGGQTRTLSAQIADATNAVARTIQDVAQGSSTQAEQVTSASTAIDEMTQTIQAVAKAAQEQGRALQRATELVQHMADRNQRVGELAREVTERAGRNRAQAENGGQVVQRTLGAMEKVRKQVEETARAVRELGERSKQIGQIVEVITDLTEQTNLLALNAAIEAARAGEAGKGFAVVAEEVRKLAERSAASTQEIAQMVQGIQRTVEQAVAAMSESAGSVAQVSGEAREVAEVFAAIRQAAEEVAQRNQELLQSLEEIAQRSAELRATMEDTAAIAEENAASASELSATADHVRGSIRQVTAVAEQNAAAAEEVSAATEQMATQVGEIAAAAEHLVALAGQLAALVARFRVASEEPSSELVLGSAGRSSGHRAAEEERWPVAAAPYPVGNGRGSW from the coding sequence ATGACGTTCGGATTCCGTGAAAAGGTCCTCGGCATCATCGCCGCGATGGCGGCCGTCTTCGTCCTGCTCGGTGCGGTCGGCTGGTTCTGGCTCGGGAGCAGCCGGAGCGACCTCGACCAGGTGCGAGAGACGAGCACTGCCATGGCGACCGTCGGCCAAGTTTCCCGTCGCATGACGGAAGTGCGTGCCGACGTCGTCGCCCACGTCGGCGCGACGACCAACAGTGATTACCGCAAGCAGCTCGACGAGCGGATCGCTCGGCTCGACCAGGAGATCGCCGCCGATCTCGACACTCTCGCCGGGACGGCCCACACGGATCGGGAGAAGCAGGCGGTGCAGGGCCTCCGCGATGCCTGGACGGCGTACCGGGCGTCGGCCGAGCGCACCCTGCAGCTCTCCCGCAAGTACGACCTCGTCGCGGCGCAGCAGAACATGACGGGTGATGCGGCTCAGAAGTTCGCTGCGCTCCTCGAGGCGATCCGCAGCCTGGAGGAGGCCTTGCAGGCCGATGCGCAGGCGGCCACCGTCCAGGCCGACGCGCGGCTCATGCAGATCCAGTTCGCCATGATGGGTGCTGCAGGCCTCGCCGTCGTTGCCTTCCTCGCGGGGTTCCTCGTCCTGCGACCAGCGCTGCGCACGGTGAGGGAGGTGGCGCGAGCGAGCGAGCGCCTGGCCGAGCAGGAACTGGCAGCGCTGGAAGCGGCGCTCGGCAAGCTGGCAGCGGGCGATCTGAGCGCGCGCTTCGACGTGACGATGGAACCCCTCGCGGTGCGCGGGCGCGACGAGCTCGGCCGTATGGCGGAGTCGTTCAACCGGATGCTCGAGCGCCTGAGCTCGGTCGGGAGCACCTTCGGGCAGGCGCTGGAGGAGCTGGCTGAGCTGGTGCAGCAGGTACGGCGCGCCGTGAGCCAGGTGAACGAGGCGGGCGGCCAGACCCGGACGCTCTCGGCCCAGATCGCTGACGCGACCAACGCGGTCGCCCGGACTATCCAGGACGTGGCGCAAGGTTCTTCGACCCAGGCCGAGCAGGTGACGAGCGCTTCGACGGCGATCGACGAGATGACGCAGACAATTCAGGCTGTTGCCAAGGCGGCGCAGGAGCAGGGCCGGGCGCTCCAGCGCGCGACCGAGCTCGTGCAGCACATGGCGGACCGGAACCAGCGGGTGGGCGAGCTGGCCCGCGAGGTGACGGAACGGGCTGGCCGTAACCGGGCGCAGGCCGAGAACGGCGGCCAGGTCGTGCAACGGACACTCGGGGCCATGGAGAAGGTACGGAAGCAGGTCGAGGAGACGGCTCGTGCGGTTCGAGAGCTCGGCGAGCGCTCGAAGCAGATCGGCCAGATCGTCGAGGTGATCACCGACCTGACCGAACAGACGAACCTTCTCGCGCTCAATGCGGCGATCGAGGCAGCGCGGGCTGGGGAGGCCGGCAAGGGGTTCGCGGTCGTGGCCGAGGAGGTACGCAAGCTAGCCGAGCGCTCGGCAGCCTCGACCCAGGAGATCGCCCAGATGGTCCAGGGGATCCAGCGCACCGTCGAGCAGGCGGTGGCGGCGATGTCCGAGAGTGCTGGCTCTGTCGCACAGGTGAGCGGTGAGGCACGGGAGGTAGCGGAGGTTTTCGCGGCCATCCGCCAGGCGGCTGAGGAAGTCGCGCAGCGGAACCAGGAACTGCTCCAGTCGCTCGAGGAGATCGCGCAGCGGAGCGCCGAGCTGCGGGCGACGATGGAGGACACGGCAGCGATCGCTGAGGAGAACGCGGCGTCGGCGAGCGAATTGTCCGCGACAGCCGACCACGTGCGCGGCTCGATCCGCCAGGTGACAGCGGTCGCCGAGCAGAACGCGGCTGCGGCCGAGGAGGTCTCGGCTGCGACCGAGCAGATGGCGACGCAGGTTGGCGAGATCGCGGCAGCCGCCGAGCACTTGGTTGCCCTGGCTGGGCAACTGGCCGCGCTGGTGGCGCGGTTCCGGGTGGCCAGCGAGGAACCGTCGAGCGAGCTGGTGCTCGGGAGCGCTGGCCGCTCGAGCGGGCATCGCGCAGCCGAGGAGGAGCGGTGGCCAGTGGCAGCGGCTCCCTACCCCGTCGGGAACGGCCGGGGATCCTGGTGA
- a CDS encoding chemotaxis protein CheW, whose translation MGEDRELIEMFIEETRERLEAIEPALVELERAESAAEKERLLNDVFRHLHSTKGSAGYLNLTDLVALVHAAEQLADVLRKGAPVRPEHVDLLLQTVSQVRAYLAFLAGQGDVPEGLAVLTQRLQEAAAAASQRSVSTAEAPAVPPSEAPSESEARSEELKASETELTSSTVRVPVHVLDRLGRLAEEMLVTRNRITALAANLQDGELVGASKKLSVMVSELQDIAALTRLQPISSLFSQMPRVVRDAARATGKEVDLVIDGGRLEVDRRILQELRDPLVHLLRNAVDHGIESPERRIAYGKPSRGRITLRAMREGSNLVIEVSDDGKGIDYEAVRQKAVERGFVSAREAATLTEAELNALLLRPGFSTRDQATELSGRGVGLDVVAVRMQELGGNLTISSVLGQGTTIRLVVPTSVSVMNTLVFTARGYLLGIPYNVVQEIVLITDRDIEHYGEQDVFRLRDQLVPLFTLASWPERGEGTERQTGKHYVLVLRGEGTLAGLLCDGIARFEELIVKPVGNLLRGVESVSGLATLGTGEIVLILEPEKILAEAGLAMAKIQTEQVQLGLVHEHHTAEDDLAERLVLLKGYGEHRYALPVRLVSRIVRFTPEVLAVFGERVYYRTEEALIPLVDLDRALRLGSGGVESGGIAVLLRADNLECGFVAAQVVRIGRVGVEPEASDRHGVAGLLNLPDGVYLMVDVPTVVHHELRRLYESRQESRSVRGKKALIVEDSVFYRDALEAVLKRAGYAVSAVGSVEEALVFLARVPDVALVITDYMLPGKSGLDLIQAVRNGETAVRTDVPIVVLSQYLSDSQAGPEVAQRLRAAGANAVYAKFDELEQSELLEQFRHLVVHDTAEDERTEQQHAAEDETVHVLAVNLGPEVYGVPIDRVREITTLDGVTPTPLDDAGFLGLANIRGEIVPVFDLGGVLRRPIQTNGEAVDVVTLTSLGPMVLRGESIRGTIRVPVKELREPTGNLGPLAELVPSVATLPDCLLQVVELEKLASVCLGRRS comes from the coding sequence GTGGGCGAGGATCGCGAACTGATCGAGATGTTCATCGAAGAGACACGCGAGCGACTCGAGGCGATCGAGCCGGCCCTCGTCGAGTTGGAGCGTGCTGAATCGGCTGCTGAGAAGGAGCGCCTGCTCAACGACGTCTTCCGGCACCTCCACTCGACCAAGGGGAGCGCGGGGTACTTGAACCTGACCGACCTGGTGGCGCTCGTCCATGCAGCCGAGCAGCTGGCCGACGTACTGAGGAAGGGCGCGCCGGTGCGACCCGAGCACGTCGATCTCCTCTTGCAGACCGTCTCGCAGGTGCGGGCGTATCTCGCGTTCCTCGCCGGGCAGGGCGACGTGCCGGAGGGGCTCGCGGTGTTGACGCAGCGCCTGCAGGAGGCCGCAGCGGCAGCGTCCCAGCGCTCGGTGTCGACCGCAGAAGCTCCCGCGGTACCGCCGAGCGAGGCGCCGTCCGAGTCGGAGGCGCGCAGTGAAGAGCTCAAGGCAAGCGAGACCGAACTGACGAGTTCTACTGTCCGGGTGCCGGTGCACGTGCTCGACCGGCTCGGGCGCCTGGCTGAGGAGATGCTGGTTACGCGCAATCGCATCACCGCGTTGGCCGCGAACCTCCAGGACGGCGAGCTGGTGGGAGCCTCGAAGAAGCTCTCGGTGATGGTGTCCGAGTTGCAGGACATCGCGGCGCTCACGCGCCTGCAGCCGATCTCGTCGCTCTTTTCGCAGATGCCGCGCGTCGTGCGCGATGCAGCCCGGGCGACCGGGAAGGAGGTCGACCTCGTCATCGACGGCGGTCGCTTGGAAGTCGACCGGCGCATCCTGCAGGAACTGCGCGATCCGCTGGTGCACCTGTTGCGCAACGCGGTCGATCACGGGATCGAGTCACCGGAACGGCGCATCGCCTACGGCAAACCGTCGCGTGGTCGCATCACCTTGCGGGCGATGCGCGAGGGGTCGAACCTGGTCATCGAGGTGAGCGACGATGGGAAAGGGATCGACTACGAGGCAGTCCGCCAGAAGGCGGTCGAGCGTGGGTTCGTCAGCGCGCGCGAAGCGGCCACGCTGACCGAGGCGGAACTCAATGCGCTCCTGCTCCGGCCCGGTTTCTCGACACGTGACCAGGCGACCGAGCTCTCCGGTCGCGGTGTCGGGCTGGACGTCGTGGCGGTGCGGATGCAGGAACTGGGCGGGAACCTGACCATCTCGTCAGTGCTCGGGCAGGGAACGACGATCCGGCTGGTCGTACCGACCTCGGTCTCGGTGATGAATACGCTCGTCTTCACTGCGCGCGGGTACCTCCTCGGTATCCCGTATAACGTCGTCCAAGAGATCGTGCTCATCACTGACCGCGACATCGAGCACTACGGCGAGCAGGACGTCTTCCGCCTCCGTGATCAACTGGTGCCGCTCTTCACGCTCGCGAGCTGGCCGGAACGGGGCGAGGGCACCGAGCGGCAGACCGGTAAGCACTACGTACTCGTCCTGCGTGGCGAAGGGACACTGGCCGGTCTCCTCTGCGACGGGATCGCGCGCTTCGAGGAGCTCATCGTCAAACCGGTCGGGAACCTGCTGCGGGGAGTCGAGAGCGTCAGTGGTCTCGCGACGCTCGGCACCGGCGAAATCGTCTTGATCCTCGAGCCGGAGAAGATCCTGGCCGAAGCGGGACTGGCGATGGCCAAGATCCAGACGGAGCAGGTACAGCTGGGACTCGTCCACGAGCACCACACGGCCGAAGATGACCTCGCTGAGCGGCTGGTGTTGCTCAAGGGCTACGGCGAGCACCGCTATGCGTTGCCGGTACGGCTCGTCTCGCGGATCGTGCGCTTTACCCCGGAGGTGCTGGCGGTCTTCGGTGAGCGAGTCTACTACCGGACCGAGGAAGCACTCATCCCCCTCGTCGATCTCGATCGGGCATTACGCCTCGGCTCAGGTGGTGTCGAGAGCGGTGGCATCGCGGTGCTGTTGCGGGCGGACAACCTCGAGTGCGGGTTCGTCGCGGCGCAGGTCGTCCGGATCGGTCGCGTCGGTGTGGAACCGGAGGCGTCGGATCGGCATGGCGTTGCTGGACTGCTCAACCTCCCGGACGGCGTGTACCTCATGGTCGATGTGCCGACTGTCGTGCACCACGAGCTGCGGCGGCTCTACGAGTCGCGGCAGGAGAGCCGCTCGGTGCGGGGCAAGAAGGCGCTCATCGTCGAGGACAGCGTGTTCTATCGCGACGCGCTCGAGGCGGTGCTCAAACGGGCCGGTTACGCTGTGAGCGCGGTGGGGAGCGTCGAGGAGGCGCTGGTGTTCCTGGCGCGTGTCCCGGACGTGGCGCTCGTCATCACCGACTACATGCTGCCCGGCAAGAGCGGTCTCGACCTGATCCAGGCCGTGCGGAACGGTGAGACCGCAGTTCGTACGGACGTACCGATCGTCGTCCTCTCGCAGTACCTGAGCGACTCGCAGGCAGGGCCGGAAGTGGCCCAGCGGTTGCGGGCAGCCGGTGCCAACGCGGTCTACGCGAAGTTCGACGAGCTGGAGCAGAGCGAACTCCTCGAGCAGTTCCGGCACCTGGTGGTGCACGATACGGCGGAGGACGAGCGAACCGAGCAGCAGCATGCTGCAGAGGACGAGACAGTGCATGTCCTGGCGGTGAACCTCGGCCCGGAAGTGTACGGTGTACCGATCGACCGCGTGCGGGAGATCACGACGCTCGACGGCGTGACCCCGACACCGCTCGACGATGCCGGGTTCCTCGGCCTGGCTAACATCCGCGGCGAGATCGTACCGGTGTTCGACCTCGGTGGGGTGCTCCGCCGGCCGATCCAGACGAACGGCGAGGCGGTCGACGTGGTGACGCTGACCAGCCTGGGGCCGATGGTACTGCGCGGCGAGAGCATCCGCGGCACCATCCGTGTGCCGGTGAAGGAGCTCCGCGAACCGACCGGAAACCTCGGCCCGCTCGCCGAGCTGGTACCGTCGGTCGCGACGCTGCCGGACTGCCTCCTGCAGGTCGTCGAGCTCGAGAAGTTGGCGAGCGTCTGCCTCGGCCGCCGCAGCTGA
- a CDS encoding methyl-accepting chemotaxis protein: MGRIGLFWRLRLLVAAVLAVGAVGILIGSVSLSSVVRESRRVVQHEVPAIELLLNIDRDAYQAQYALERSLLATDPQEREEQLADFRENAQQTGDRWEQYKALVLGSDAERAQWEVYETERAAWLAAAEQVAQASAAGNVEQALTLLPEARAHFGPMREALNTLQDEVYSPAIAAHGEAVVRLSEQRSLLMWGLLALAVVVGTALSWLVGRQIARPMRLLADAAEAIAAGMVDRLHLPRYTARDDLGRLVAQFGAMAQRIRQVADQAVRVGAGQLTTQIEVVREGDALGGAFSQLVMSLRTTLSEVQALGERVASAATLLREQAHRIERASGQAADAVRAVASGSGEQSTRVTQLARALDEIAETVAAVAKAAQEQGSALQRAVEVAQRMSERVAGVEQLARAGLATAQDNAGRAERGRETVERTLKDVLGASERVSQASRTVSDLGERSRQIGQIVEAIEGLAEQTNLLALNAAIEAARAGEAGKGFAVVAEEVRKLAERSAVAARQIAELIGGVQELVERAVETMAASAQQVEAVSERAETLRHAFEVFASSAREVEQQSRQTLEAAEAIGRESRELKTLMEETAAIAEENSAAAAQLAATVGRMRQDVQHVVTLVEGNTSAVEEVSAAVEELAAQASEVSGAASGLDGVAHDLRRALAWFELDGVPNGDAPVTGSGGPIAGATNGHRNGTLVAVGD, from the coding sequence ATGGGGCGGATCGGTCTGTTCTGGCGGTTGCGGTTGTTGGTCGCAGCGGTGCTGGCGGTCGGCGCGGTAGGAATCCTGATCGGGTCGGTGAGTCTCTCCTCGGTCGTGCGGGAGTCGCGCAGGGTGGTCCAGCACGAGGTACCGGCGATCGAGCTGTTGCTCAACATCGACCGCGATGCGTATCAGGCCCAGTACGCGCTCGAGCGCAGCCTGCTGGCGACCGATCCGCAGGAACGGGAGGAGCAGCTGGCCGATTTCCGCGAGAATGCCCAACAGACTGGTGACCGTTGGGAGCAGTATAAGGCGCTGGTGCTGGGAAGCGACGCAGAACGGGCACAGTGGGAGGTCTACGAGACCGAGCGCGCGGCCTGGTTGGCAGCCGCCGAGCAGGTGGCCCAGGCGAGTGCCGCTGGCAACGTTGAGCAGGCCCTGACGCTCCTACCCGAGGCGCGGGCGCACTTCGGGCCGATGCGCGAGGCGTTGAATACCTTGCAGGACGAGGTCTACAGTCCGGCGATCGCTGCGCACGGTGAGGCGGTGGTCAGGCTGAGCGAACAGCGGTCGCTCCTGATGTGGGGACTCCTCGCTCTCGCGGTCGTTGTCGGTACAGCGCTCTCCTGGCTGGTGGGCCGGCAGATCGCGCGACCGATGCGACTCTTGGCGGACGCGGCGGAAGCGATCGCGGCCGGGATGGTGGACCGATTGCACCTTCCACGCTACACGGCGCGGGACGATCTAGGCCGGCTCGTGGCGCAGTTCGGAGCGATGGCTCAACGGATTCGTCAGGTTGCCGACCAAGCAGTGCGAGTCGGAGCCGGGCAACTCACGACGCAGATCGAAGTGGTGCGTGAGGGTGACGCGCTCGGCGGTGCCTTCAGCCAACTCGTGATGTCCCTGCGTACGACGCTCAGTGAGGTGCAGGCTCTGGGTGAACGCGTTGCATCCGCTGCCACCCTGCTGCGCGAGCAGGCCCACCGGATCGAACGAGCGAGTGGGCAAGCGGCCGACGCGGTCCGCGCGGTGGCGAGCGGATCGGGCGAGCAGTCGACACGGGTGACACAGCTTGCCCGGGCGCTCGACGAGATCGCCGAGACAGTAGCAGCGGTCGCCAAGGCAGCGCAGGAGCAGGGAAGCGCGTTGCAGCGAGCGGTCGAGGTAGCCCAGCGAATGAGCGAGCGCGTCGCGGGTGTGGAACAGCTCGCGCGGGCCGGCTTGGCGACAGCACAGGACAACGCTGGCCGGGCCGAAAGGGGCAGGGAAACGGTCGAGCGGACGCTGAAGGACGTGCTGGGAGCCAGCGAGCGGGTCAGTCAGGCATCGCGCACGGTGAGCGATCTCGGCGAACGCTCGCGGCAGATCGGGCAGATCGTCGAGGCGATCGAGGGGCTCGCCGAGCAGACGAACCTCCTGGCGCTCAATGCCGCGATCGAGGCGGCCCGAGCCGGCGAAGCGGGTAAGGGGTTCGCGGTCGTCGCCGAGGAGGTGCGCAAGCTGGCTGAGCGCTCGGCAGTCGCAGCACGGCAGATCGCCGAGTTGATCGGTGGTGTGCAGGAGCTCGTCGAACGAGCAGTCGAGACGATGGCTGCCAGTGCCCAGCAGGTGGAGGCAGTGAGCGAGCGAGCTGAGACGTTGCGACACGCCTTCGAGGTGTTCGCCAGCTCGGCCCGCGAGGTCGAGCAGCAGAGCCGGCAGACGTTGGAGGCCGCTGAGGCGATCGGGCGCGAGAGCCGGGAACTCAAGACGTTGATGGAGGAGACCGCGGCGATCGCCGAGGAGAATAGCGCTGCGGCAGCACAACTCGCGGCGACGGTCGGCCGCATGCGGCAGGATGTCCAGCACGTCGTCACGCTCGTCGAGGGGAACACTTCGGCGGTGGAAGAGGTTTCGGCAGCGGTCGAGGAACTGGCGGCGCAGGCGAGCGAGGTCAGCGGTGCAGCCAGCGGACTGGACGGGGTCGCACACGATTTGCGTCGTGCGCTGGCTTGGTTCGAGCTGGACGGAGTGCCCAACGGGGACGCACCCGTGACAGGTTCGGGTGGGCCTATTGCGGGCGCGACGAATGGGCACCGTAACGGTACGCTGGTTGCGGTCGGCGACTGA
- a CDS encoding flagellar protein FlaG: MNPPITPVPPIGPNEPGPVEEAAPLQPVKPVEPNVPSSGTANRGAESAGKRDVIPAHRVDLSLDPQLVRKIPRDVYLRYYVRPGIGNWVVQLIDRETQEVIREIPPGGLKEFLQQLAEQRGQE; the protein is encoded by the coding sequence ATGAACCCGCCGATCACACCAGTTCCACCGATCGGCCCGAACGAACCGGGTCCAGTCGAAGAGGCAGCGCCACTCCAGCCGGTCAAGCCGGTGGAACCGAACGTGCCGTCGTCTGGTACGGCGAATCGTGGAGCGGAATCAGCCGGGAAGCGCGACGTCATTCCTGCGCATCGGGTCGACCTGAGTCTCGACCCCCAGCTGGTGCGGAAGATCCCGCGCGACGTCTATCTCCGGTACTACGTCCGCCCCGGGATCGGGAACTGGGTCGTCCAGCTGATCGACCGGGAGACGCAGGAAGTGATCCGCGAGATCCCGCCCGGTGGTCTCAAGGAGTTCCTGCAGCAGCTGGCCGAGCAACGGGGGCAGGAGTGA